From one Vicia villosa cultivar HV-30 ecotype Madison, WI unplaced genomic scaffold, Vvil1.0 ctg.001929F_1_1, whole genome shotgun sequence genomic stretch:
- the LOC131637141 gene encoding uncharacterized protein LOC131637141, whose amino-acid sequence MSRKFDCIKDISDKKETWRLAVRIIDLWSVVNSKGAEHLEMVIMDAAGDRIQVLIRADHTDKWKSRIQENMTCIINNGTVFDNDFQWKLCDHSKKFVFLGGTTMKHMDVQNIPPLKYYFKEFCEINAGKCHLNRLEDIIGVVHEINNMQSNTPGKKTFVALSLKI is encoded by the exons ATGAGTCGTAAATTTGACTGCATAAAAGACATCAGCGACAAGAAGGAAACATGGAGATTGGCTGTTCGAATTATTGATCTATGGAGCGTTGTTAACAGTAAGGGTGCTGAACATCTGGAGATGGTTATCATGGATGCTGCG GGTGATCGAATTCAAGTTTTGATTCGGGCTGATCATACAGATAAgtggaaatcaagaattcaagaGAATATGACTTGCATAATCAACAACGGTACTGTATTTGATAACGATTTTCAGTGGAAGCTGTGTGACCATTCAAAGAAATTCGTGTTCCTTGGTGGTACGACCATGAAACACATGGATGTACAAAATATTCCTCCTCTGAAGTATTATTTCAAAGAGTTTTGCGAAATTAATGCAGGCAAATGTCATCTTAACAGACTTGAAG ATATTATAGGTGTTGTACATGAGATAAACAATATGCAATCAAACACTCCAGGAAAGAAGACATTTGTGGCCCTCAGTCTCAAAATTTGA
- the LOC131637152 gene encoding uncharacterized protein LOC131637152 has product MIKDSQVSNAWSGSKLLINEDIQEISEFLSKLPANEQSQKPSQSAKSMSLWSGGSQFTTLEKFVHKAKCIPLSQFCKIKQDMLCVTVGTTTKFYVSKHGWFYYGCTKCSVKATDLNNPYQCVCGENVHKPIPRYKVDIYVCDGESKFRFVFWDADCEQIIGQSADSMHKSMLENGEDDPMVYPDELDMLLEKKMALRAKVQPTFGQASVWKFSYDEEFVSQIEKDYIADEAHSLPPIQNAVADHVDTSMESLSAFGENDPDKSLANTPSKSVSHGVDAEESDCQLLGLTQYSGTKPPKKVKIEPNA; this is encoded by the exons ATGATCAAGGATTCTCAgg TATCCAATGCATGGAGTGGTTCAAAGCTGCTAATCAACGAAGACATCCAGGagatttctgagtttttgtcAAA GTTGCCTGCAAATGAGCAATCCCAAAAGCCTTCGCAATCTGCCAAATCCATGTCTCTTTGGTCTGGTGGATCTCAGTTTACAACACTTGAAAAATTTGTTCATAAGGCAAAGTGCATTCCTTTGAGTCAATTCTGCAAAATCAAACAA gacATGTTATGTGTTACTGTTGGAACTACCACGAAATTTTATGTATCCAAGCATGGTTGGTTTTACTATGGTTGCACAAAGTGCTCTGTGAAGGCTACTGATTTGAACAATCCATACCAGTGTGTGTGTGGCGAAAATGTACACAAACCCATACCAAG GTACAAAGTTGATATATATGTTTGTGACGGTGAATCAAAATTCCGATTTGTATTTTGGGATGCCGACTGTGAGCAGATTATAGGACAATCTGCTGATAGCATGCATAAATCAATGTTAGAG AATGGTGAAGATGATCCCATGGTTTATCCTGACGAGCTTGACATGTTGTTGGAAAAGAAAATGGCTTTGAGAGCTAAAGTACAGCCAACCTTTGGGCAAGCATCTGTTTGGAAGTTTTCTTATGATGAAGAATTTGTCAGTCAAATTGAAAAGGATTATATTGCTGATGAG GCTCATAGTCTTCCTCCCATTCAAAATGCTGTTGCTGATCATGTTGATACTTCCATG GAGTCCTTATCTGCATTTGGAGAAAATGATCCTGACAAGAGTTTGGCCAATACCCCATCAAAGAGTGTTTCTCATGGTGTTGATGCTGAAGAATCGGATTGTCAGCTTTTAGGACTTACACAATATTCAGGAACCAAACCACCCAAAAAAGTGAAgattgaaccaaatgcttga
- the LOC131637142 gene encoding uncharacterized protein LOC131637142 codes for MDGLNQKALEDKWFSSVLSKKRSAEARLHRKRQLQSKRAKKLNGLQKENVGKTTPISSHDNAHARIPFSTISQNIPSSSNSVITTLQKTHASSVISSLANSLNKKRPRVVTCRNINMRGTNLKNRFDNVVGECGSTSSKNSPLHTIEINELFEDDNEEDNMHDDSSESWSSDDSMVMDEDEEDMDNQAVMVNALPSGDFYDIGDPVFECPKCGANMWYLERKTKCRQTLSPKFTMCCGDGKVQIPLLREPPPVLQKLLFDQTNPESKLFQQQIRLFNMMFAFTSPGAKMDNRFNNGRGPPNYRIQGQSCHRIGSMLPLPGQNPRFAQLYIYDTEHEIQHRVNGFKTKDGIDLDIVKKLSSMLYQHNVHAQSFKMARDILSEGNVSDLKLRLISERRTDGRIYNQPTVSEVAALIVGDVDTAEKRDIIMHKQTGQLQRIDEYHTSYLGFQYPLLFPYGEDGYRPNIRHRNQDSNNRRNSESMTGVADNEDVPWEQTNKRNRLTIREWFAFRIQARKNEAQTVIRSRRLFQQFLVDGYTMMESERLRWLRKNQSKLRVGKYNYLTDIRTNGHTDGANTGKRVVLPSSYVGSRRYMDQLYFDGMAICSYVGFPDLFITFTCNPNWPELKRVLASNNLTPADRPDLITRIFKMKFDELLSDLTKKSCMGKVLAYMYTIEFQKKGLPHAHILIFLHPSSKYPTPADIDRIISAEIPNKDTDGDLYNLVKSHMIHGPCGNANRSLQCMKDGKCSKYFPKDFRAETVVDQDGYPVYRRRDNGHTVIRNGIEVDNRFVVPYNAKLLLKFRTHINMEWCNQSTSIKYLFKYINKGYDRITAAIVMNENGCPIERQDVDEIKQYIDCRYVSPSEASWRIYGFPIHGRKPAVERLHFHCEGQHSVYYTDISNVSNVLEKPSVTESMFTAWFEANQKYTEAQ; via the exons ATGGATGGTCTGAATCAAAAGGCTCTTGAAGATAAATGGTTTAGCAGTGTGTTAAGCAAAAAAAGATCAGCAGAAGCAAGACTTCATCGTAAACGTCAACTTCAATCCAAGAGAGCAAAGAAATTGAATGGACTGCAGAAGGAGAATGTAGGAAAGACTACCCCAATTAGTAGTCATGATAATGCTCATGCAAGAATTCCATTTTCTACCATCTCTCAGAACATTCCAAGTTCCAGCAATTCGGTTATAACAACTTTGCAGAAAACTCATGCTTCCTCAGTGATCAGCAGTCTTGCAAATTCGTTGAATAAAAAACGTCCAAGAGTGGTTACATGCAGAAACATCAATATGAGAGGGACGAATTTAAAGAATAGATTTGATAACGTTGTTGGTGAATGTGGTTCTACATCTTCAAAAAACTCTCCATTACATACTATTGAAATCAATGAactttttgaagatgacaacgaAGAGGATAATATGCATGATGATTCGTCAGAGA GTTGGAGTTCAGACGACAGCATGGTTATGGACGAAGATGAAGAAGATATGGACAATCAAGCTGTAATGGTCAATGCACTACCATCAG GAGATTTTTACGACATAGGTGATCCAGTGTTTGAATGTCCAAAATGTGGTGCAAACATGTGGTATTTAGAAAGGAAGACCAAGTGTCGGCAAACATTAAGTCCTAAGTTCACAATGTGTTGCGGGGATGGTAAAGTTCAAATTCCTCTGTTGAGAGAACCTCCACCGGTGTTACAGAAACTGCTGTTTGACCAAACAAACCCTGAATCAAAACTATTTCAACAACAAATACGTCTTTTCAACATGATGTTTGCATTTACGTCTCCGGGTGCTAAAATGGACAACCGTTTTAACAATGGTAGAGGTCCTCCAAATTACCGAATTCAAGGACAATCATGTCATCGTATAGGTAGCATGTTACCATTGCCAGGACAAAATCCCCGATTTGCACAACTCTATATATATGATACTGAACATGAAATACAGCATAGAGTAAACGGATTCAA GACAAAAGACGGAATAGATCTTGACATAGTGAAAAAACTCTCTTCTATGTTATATCAACACAATGTTCATGCCCAGAGTTTTAAGATGGCAAGGGATATACTTTCCGAAGGCAATGTTTCTGACCTAAAGCTCCGTCTTATTTCCGAGCGACGCACCGATGGAAGAATTTATAATCAACCAACTGTTTCTGAAGTTGCTGCTCTAATTGTTGGTGATGTTGACACTGCTGAGAAGAGGGACATAATAATGCACAAACAGACTGGACAACTTCAAAGAATAGATGAATACCATACATCATATTTGGGATTTCAATATCCATTGCTTTTCCCTTATGGCGAAGATGGTTACAGGCCGAACATTAGACATCGTAATCAAGATTCCAACAATAGACGTAACTCAGAATCAATGACTGGAGTAGCCGACAACGAGGATGTTCCGTGGGagcaaacaaataaaagaaatagaCTCACAATTAGAGAGTGGTTTGCATTTCGTATTCAAGCCAGAAAGAATGAGGCCCAAACGGTTATCAGATCAAGAAGGTTATTTCAACAGTTTTTGGTTGATGGTTATACAATGATGGAATCTGAGAGACTTCGATGGTTAAGAAAAAATCAATCTAAACTTCGGGTTGGAAAGTATAACTATCTAACAGATATCAGAACCAATGGACATACCGATGGTGCAAACACAGGGAAAAGAGTTGTCCTTCCATCGTCCTATGTTGGTAGTCGCagatacatggatcaactttactTTGATGGAATGGCAATATGTAGTTATGTTGGATTTCCCGATCTATTCATAACGTTTACGTGTAATCCAAACTGGCCGGAATTGAAACGTGTACTTGCTTCTAATAATTTGACACCAGCAGATCGGCCGGACCTCATCACGAGAATATTTAAGATGAAATTCGATGAGTTACTGTCAGATTTGACAAAAAAAAGTTGTATGGGCAAAGTTCTTGCGT ATATGTACACAATTGAGTTTCAGAAAAAAGGCCTTCCCCACGCTCATATTTTGATATTTCTACATCCATCCAGCAAATATCCAACACCTGCTGATATTGACCGTATTATATCTGCCGAAATTCCGAACAAGGACACCGACGGAGACTTATATAACTTGGTAAAAAGTCACATGATTCACGGACCATGCGGAAACGCAAACCGGTCTTTGCAATGCATGAAGGATGGTAAATGTTCCAAATACTTTCCTAAAGACTTTCGGGCTGAGACAGTCGTCGATCAAGATGGTTATCCGGTTTACAGAAGAAGGGACAACGGTCACACTGTCATTAGGAATGGTATAGAGGTTGACAATAGATTTGTTGTTCCTTACAATGCAAAATTGTTGTTGAAGTTCAGAACTCATATTAATATGGAATGGTGCAATCAAAGCACAtccataaaatatttgtttaaatacaTCAACAAAGGCTATGATCGAATAACTGCTGCAATTGTCATGAATGAAAATGGATGTCCTATTGAGCGTCAAGATGTTGATGAAATCAAGCAGTATATTGACTGTAGGTATGTTTCTCCAAGTGAAGCATCTTGGAGGATTTATGGTTTCCCCATTCATGGAAGGAAACCAGCTGTGGAAAGATTACACTTCCATTGCGAAGGTCAACATTCAGTCTACTATACTGACATCAGCAATGTTTCCAATGTCCTTGAGAAACCAAGTGTAACTGAATCGATGTTTACGGCATGGTTTGAAGCTAATCAGAAATACACCGAAGCTCAATAG
- the LOC131637143 gene encoding uncharacterized protein LOC131637143 — protein sequence MMLTHVKGPRNYSDLKIVNNVKYDTFRDACFAMGFIGDDREFIAAISEAFQWGSGHYLRLLFVHMLLSSSINRPRHVWSKTRHLLSDGILYSQQTIANNREQEIYNLTLIEIEKLLQRNRKSLSDFPGMPKPQGYVPEEFGNKLIYEERNYNPDEQLQEFNMLYLNLTDEQRDVFKQIMMAVNNQNGGVFFLYGYGGTGKTYMWRTLASYIRSKKQICLTVASSGIASLLLPGGRTAHSKFKIPIPTLESSTCDINKGSDRGDLLKLSKLIIWDEAPMCHKFCFEALDKTLKDIMGGSKASNKIFGGKVIVFGGDFRQILPVIPRGSRSDIVHATINSSYIWDHCKVLKLTKNMRLQQSAKSTSSAELRHFSDWILTVGDGKMSEPNDGYAEIDVPKDLLISDFDDPLEAIFENTYPNFDVNYNNVDFLQSRAILAGTIETVDQINQYILEFVPGQEKEYLSSDSVDTTDGDGNDSFDVLTPEFLNALQTSGVPNHKIKLKIGTPIMLLRNIDQAEGLCNGTRLIVTKLADHVIEAKIISGKNIGGVVYIARMDITPTQSPWPFRMTRRQFPIMVCYAMTINKSQGQSLDFVGIYLPRSVFSHGQFYVAVSRVKSKKGLKILIHDKDKQPLSVTTNVVFKEVFENL from the exons ATGATGCTTACACATGTGAAGGGCCCTCGAAATTATTCAGATCTGAAAATAGTTAACAACGTCAAGTACGATACTTTCCGTGATGCATGTTTTGCAATGGGTTTTATTGGGGATGATCGCGAATTTATAGCTGCTATTTCAGAGGCATTTCAGTGGGGTTCTGGCCACTATTTAAGATTGCTTTTTGTCCATATGTTGTTGTCAAGTAGCATTAACAGACCAAGGCATGTATGGAGCAAAACAAGGCATCTTCTATCTGATGGAATTCTTTACTCTCAGCAGACTATTGCCAACAACAGAG aacaagaaataTACAATCTGACATTGATTGAGATAGAAAAGCTACTACAACGCAACCGTAAGAGCCTAAGCGACTTTCCTGGGATGCCAAAACCACAAGGATATGTTCCCGAAGAATTTGGCAACAAGCTTATTTACGAAGAGCGGAACTACAATCCCGATGAACAACTTCAAGAATTTAACATGCTGTATCTGAATCTCACAG ATGAACAAAGGGATGTATTTAAGCAAATCATGATGGCCGTGAATAACCAGAATGGAGGCGTGTTCTTTCTTTATGGTTACGGCGGTACAGGCAAAACCTATATGTGGAGAACACTAGCTTCTTATATAAGATCAAAGAAACAAATATGTCTGACAGTTGCTTCTTCTGGAATTGCCTCACTATTACTTCCAGGTGGCCGGACGGCGCATTCTAAATTCAAAATTCCGATTCCCACGCTTGAATCTTCCACATGCGACATAAACAAAGGGAGCGATAGAGGTGATCTACTAAAACTATCAAAGTTGATAATCTGGGACGAGGCTCCAATGTGTCACAAATTTTGTTTTGAGGCATTGGATAAAACTCTGAAGGATATCATGGGTGGATCCAAagcatcaaataaaatatttggaGGTAAGGTAATAGTCTTCGGCGGTGATTTCAGGCAAATTCTTCCAGTTATTCCAAGAGGCAGCCGCTCAGATATAGTTCATGCTACAATAAATTCATCATACATATGGGATCATTGCAAGGTTTTGAAACTCACAAAGAACATGCGACTACAGCAGTCGGCAAAATCCACCAGTTCTGCAGAGTTAAGACATTTCTCAGATTGGATTTTAACTGTTGGAGATGGGAAGATGTCAGAACCAAACGATGGTTACGCAGAGATCGACGTTCCTAAAGATCTGTTgatctctgattttgatgatccCCTTGAGGCAATATTTGAAAACACCTATCCAAATTTTGATGTTAATTACAATAATGTGGATTTTCTACAGTCAAGGGCAATATTAGCTGGAACCATAGAGACTGTTGATCAAATCAATCAGTATATTTTAGAATTTGTTCCCG GTCAAGAGAAAGAGTATTTAAGCTCGGATTCAGTTGATACAACAGACGGTGACGGCAATGATTCTTTTGATGTTTTAACTCCAGAATTTTTGAATGCCTTGCAAACTTCCGGTGTCCCCAATCATAAAATCAAATTGAAGATTGGTACTCCAATAATGCTTCTCAGGAATATTGACCAAGCAGAAGGCCTTTGCAATGGAACACGTCTCATTGTTACCAAATTGGCCGATCATGTTATAGAAGCAAAAATTATTTCTGGAAAGAACATTGGTGGTGTCGTATACATTGCACGAATGGACATAACTCCGACTCAATCACCATGGCCCTTCCGAATGACCAGAAGACAGTTTCCTATAATGGTATGCTACGCTATGACAATTAACAAATCTCAAGGTCAATCTTTAGATTTTGTCGGTATATATTTGCCAAGAAGCGTGTTCAGTCATGGTCAATTTTATGTGGCAGTATCAAGAGTAAAGAGCAAAAAGGGTCTAAAGATTTTAATTCACGACAAAGACAAACAACCATTGTCGGTCACGACGAATGTCGTTTTCAAAGAAGTCTTTGAAAATTTATAG